From Pseudoalteromonas viridis, the proteins below share one genomic window:
- a CDS encoding DUF2835 domain-containing protein, with protein MHEYYFYMDLSHEQCMAYYHGHVEFIQVVEDGGKRVRFPAHHIRRHVSTLGVRGRFRLLLDENNRFVALEKVV; from the coding sequence ATGCATGAGTATTACTTTTACATGGATTTAAGCCATGAACAGTGTATGGCGTATTACCATGGACATGTTGAGTTTATCCAGGTTGTCGAGGATGGCGGGAAGCGAGTTCGCTTTCCGGCCCATCATATCAGACGCCATGTTTCAACTTTAGGGGTCCGGGGGCGCTTCCGTTTGTTGCTAGATGAAAATAACCGCTTCGTAGCGTTGGAAAAAGTCGTTTGA
- a CDS encoding DUF1302 domain-containing protein, with protein MIKTSRFVKNKIMLGLSAACLGVAGTAAQAATFQVGDFDVTFDSTFSYGQSIRVEDRDFDHIGKSNHPRYNWTGYNASLGNTIYSSSQIWSQQGAYSNNGDAGDLNFDSGDTFSQLLKGTHELGITKDNYGFFSRFMYFKDFAMEDGDFAYTNPVSGQKVDPCADDKTKEQVCSDLRLLDAFVWADFDINDGKNPLSVRLGRQVVNWGESTLISHGINVNPVDIDRLKAPGAELKEAFIPVGMFWASLGLTDNVTLEAFYQYEWHETRLPATGSYFSTNDFASENGYNQNIQLGFTANPDIDLAHLTEALNNLHANWMGALAAQGLDVTDPNVLQSEAAVSQLTSMYLAYPTKVALKGKGHNGKKEPQDGGQFGIRLGMFAPELNDTEFALYYINYHARRPLISGKASNFTSDAIAADLNYIQNNTLNDENFTNLNAFTQGLIEYPEDIKLYGLSFNTAIGETAFSGEFAYREDEPLQIDDVELLYAGMLEQLALAGIRTDVAGLSQLSQGDDVAYVKPGEIAQGYVLKDTMQLQFTATHLFGPSLGADSWALVGEVGGVTIKDMPSYDELRLNVAGTGRSGTIEGVNGQSYDLLHMAISNGPEVNPFPTASAWGYRLIAKGEYNNLFAGVNMSPRIVFSHDVNGITPDPMFLFVEDRKSVGLTLNFNYQNAWSFDFGYNAFWGGGKTNTFSDRDFVSFNIKYSI; from the coding sequence ATGATAAAAACATCGCGCTTTGTGAAGAACAAGATAATGCTGGGCCTGAGCGCTGCATGTCTTGGTGTCGCTGGCACTGCTGCGCAAGCCGCCACGTTCCAAGTTGGTGATTTTGATGTAACCTTTGATTCCACGTTTTCTTACGGTCAGAGCATTCGTGTAGAAGACCGTGATTTTGATCACATTGGTAAAAGTAATCACCCACGTTATAACTGGACTGGTTATAACGCGTCACTTGGCAACACCATCTATTCATCATCTCAGATCTGGTCTCAGCAGGGTGCATACTCGAACAACGGTGACGCCGGCGATCTGAACTTTGATTCAGGTGACACTTTTTCTCAATTGCTAAAAGGAACACATGAACTTGGCATTACGAAGGACAACTATGGTTTCTTCTCTCGTTTCATGTATTTCAAAGATTTTGCAATGGAAGATGGTGATTTCGCATACACCAACCCAGTATCAGGGCAAAAAGTAGATCCCTGTGCAGACGACAAGACTAAAGAGCAAGTGTGTTCAGACTTGCGCTTGCTAGATGCGTTCGTTTGGGCCGACTTTGACATCAATGATGGTAAAAACCCATTGTCAGTAAGACTGGGTCGTCAGGTTGTTAACTGGGGTGAAAGCACGCTTATCAGTCACGGCATCAACGTTAACCCGGTTGATATCGACCGCCTGAAAGCACCAGGTGCTGAACTTAAAGAAGCCTTTATCCCGGTTGGCATGTTCTGGGCCTCACTCGGCTTGACTGACAACGTAACACTTGAGGCCTTCTATCAGTACGAATGGCACGAGACTCGCCTTCCTGCGACAGGTAGCTATTTCTCTACTAACGACTTCGCGTCTGAGAACGGCTATAACCAGAACATTCAGCTTGGCTTTACCGCAAACCCGGATATTGACCTGGCACACCTGACTGAAGCGCTTAATAACCTTCATGCTAACTGGATGGGTGCGTTGGCGGCTCAAGGCCTGGACGTAACCGACCCGAACGTATTACAAAGTGAAGCGGCTGTATCGCAACTTACCTCTATGTATCTGGCTTACCCGACTAAAGTGGCTCTGAAAGGCAAGGGCCATAATGGTAAGAAAGAGCCACAAGATGGTGGTCAGTTCGGTATTCGCCTGGGCATGTTTGCCCCAGAGCTAAACGATACTGAGTTTGCGCTATATTACATTAATTACCATGCGCGTCGTCCTCTGATCTCAGGTAAAGCCTCTAACTTTACCAGCGATGCCATTGCCGCCGATCTGAACTACATTCAGAACAACACGCTTAACGATGAAAACTTCACTAACCTCAACGCATTTACCCAAGGTCTGATTGAATACCCTGAAGACATCAAGCTGTATGGCTTGAGCTTCAACACCGCCATTGGCGAAACGGCTTTCTCTGGTGAATTTGCCTATCGCGAAGATGAGCCGCTGCAAATTGACGACGTAGAATTGCTTTATGCTGGTATGTTGGAACAGCTTGCATTGGCTGGCATTCGTACCGACGTTGCGGGTCTGTCTCAGTTGAGTCAAGGCGACGACGTTGCTTATGTAAAACCGGGTGAAATCGCACAAGGCTATGTCCTGAAAGACACGATGCAACTACAGTTTACCGCTACACATCTGTTTGGCCCTTCTTTGGGGGCGGATAGCTGGGCATTGGTTGGTGAAGTCGGTGGTGTAACTATCAAAGACATGCCAAGTTACGATGAGCTACGTTTAAACGTAGCAGGTACTGGCCGAAGCGGTACCATTGAAGGTGTTAACGGTCAAAGCTACGATCTGCTGCATATGGCGATTTCCAATGGCCCTGAAGTGAACCCGTTCCCGACGGCTTCAGCATGGGGTTATCGCTTAATTGCTAAGGGTGAATACAACAACTTGTTTGCAGGCGTGAACATGTCACCTCGCATCGTGTTCTCTCACGACGTGAATGGTATAACACCTGATCCTATGTTCTTGTTTGTCGAAGATCGTAAGTCGGTTGGTCTGACCCTGAACTTTAACTACCAAAATGCCTGGTCATTTGACTTCGGTTATAACGCATTCTGGGGTGGTGGCAAGACCAACACATTCTCAGATCGTGACTTCGTTTCATTTAATATCAAGTATTCAATCTAA
- a CDS encoding DUF1329 domain-containing protein, producing the protein MFRKPTMLAATIITMMAAPGAFAKMTPEEIARLGTDLTPIGAEKAGNADGSIPAWTGGITKPPAGYKVGMHHPDPYADDKILFTIDKTNLDKHKDKLSPGQVALFETYPDTFKMHIYPTRRSAAFPQFVYDATKKYASTAQLIEDGNGIKDTAIGIPFPIPKNGLEAIWNHLLRYRGLSIARFGGQAMPTASGSYNIIGFDEQLLVKYSDPDATPAELKESNVLFKFKQKVTEPARLAGTALLVHETMDQILTPRQAWTYNTGQRRVRRAPNVAYDAPGTASDSLRTTDDFDMFNGSPNRYNWTLKGKQELYIPYNSYKLHSDKLKYDDILMAGHVNPEHVRYEKHRVWVVEANLKEGTRHIYKKRVFYIDEDSWQIHIADLYDNRDQMYRVAMAHGLNYYEVPTHWSTLDVYHDLNSRRYLAIGLDNEESMYDFSQSFQDNEFTQSALRREGRR; encoded by the coding sequence ATGTTTAGAAAACCTACTATGCTTGCTGCAACAATTATAACTATGATGGCAGCACCGGGTGCATTTGCAAAAATGACCCCAGAAGAAATTGCGCGCTTGGGCACCGACCTGACGCCAATCGGCGCAGAAAAAGCGGGTAATGCCGATGGCAGTATTCCAGCGTGGACAGGGGGTATCACTAAGCCGCCTGCGGGGTATAAAGTGGGCATGCACCACCCAGATCCATACGCCGATGACAAAATTTTGTTCACGATTGATAAAACTAATCTGGACAAGCATAAAGATAAGCTGAGCCCGGGACAGGTTGCCTTGTTCGAGACTTACCCGGATACGTTTAAGATGCACATCTACCCAACTCGTCGTAGTGCAGCTTTTCCTCAGTTTGTTTACGATGCAACTAAAAAGTATGCTTCAACTGCACAGTTAATTGAAGACGGTAACGGCATTAAAGACACCGCTATTGGTATTCCTTTCCCTATTCCTAAAAACGGTTTAGAGGCAATCTGGAACCACCTGTTGCGTTATCGTGGTTTGTCTATCGCGCGTTTCGGCGGACAGGCAATGCCTACGGCTTCTGGGTCTTACAACATCATCGGATTCGATGAGCAACTGTTAGTAAAATATTCTGATCCAGACGCGACCCCGGCTGAGCTGAAAGAGTCTAACGTACTGTTCAAGTTCAAGCAGAAGGTAACGGAGCCTGCACGCCTTGCGGGTACTGCTCTGTTGGTTCACGAAACCATGGACCAGATCCTGACACCTCGTCAGGCATGGACTTACAACACGGGTCAGCGTCGTGTACGTCGTGCACCAAACGTGGCTTACGATGCACCAGGAACAGCATCAGACAGCCTGCGTACTACCGATGATTTCGATATGTTTAACGGCTCTCCTAACCGTTACAACTGGACGCTTAAAGGCAAGCAGGAGCTGTACATCCCTTACAATAGCTACAAGCTGCACAGTGATAAGCTAAAGTATGACGACATTCTGATGGCCGGTCATGTAAACCCTGAGCATGTTCGTTATGAAAAGCACCGTGTTTGGGTGGTTGAAGCGAATCTGAAAGAGGGCACACGCCACATCTATAAGAAGCGTGTATTCTACATCGACGAAGACAGCTGGCAGATCCACATTGCTGACTTGTATGATAACCGCGACCAGATGTATCGTGTGGCGATGGCCCATGGCCTGAACTACTATGAAGTACCGACTCACTGGAGTACGCTAGACGTGTATCATGATCTGAACTCTCGTCGTTATCTGGCCATTGGTCTGGACAACGAAGAAAGTATGTATGACTTCAGCCAGTCTTTCCAGGACAATGAGTTTACACAAAGCGCTTTACGCCGCGAGGGTAGACGATAA
- a CDS encoding efflux RND transporter permease subunit — MQSLLNQLVYVVFRHRVAMILFFIVATLFLGFRATQIQLDASFNKNIPLNHEYMQVYLKHEKQFGGANSILISVCDADGDIFNPEFFTQLKAVHDQLYFIPGVNRPLVNSIFAPSARFVEVVEDGFAGGPIIPANFTADEAGLAVVKQNIEKAKVVGRMVASDYSCAMVTAQLMETDPQTQEKLDTLAFAKKLESEIRAPLSTDKVSIHIIGFAKMAGDIADGAKGVVLFFAVAILFTFIMVWLFCKSFKLTLLPIMCSLIAVVWQMGLLTVLGFGLDPMSILVPFLVFAIGVSHGVQMINAIGKKVAEGVSSKVAAEASFKALLIPGGIALLSDTVGFLTLLAIDIGIIRELAITASLGVAVIIFTNLILLPVLASYYNSSKIHRVDDGNSFSHKLFTTMRETLVKTTDKRVARVILLVSAVLFGLGYWQSQHMQIGDLHAGAPALHEDARYNQDTFLISDRYAISSDILKVLVEAYPAACTEHDTMDRISRFQWRVENLPGVQSAVSLSSVAQSVNAGYNEGNLKWQTLPRNSASLVQATSRVETSTGLLNGDCSVMPIIIFMADHKAQTIDNVVSQIKAFAEEEGTEQVQFKLASGPIGVMAATNESVSAAQLPMMIYVYGAVIVLCLISFRSIRATIAVVLPLYIVSTLAQALMVKLEIGLTVSTLPVIALGVGIGVDYGIYILSSMMTQLKQGVPLAHAYRNALAERGSAVLFTGITLAIGVSTWIFSALKFQVDMGILLTFMFLVNMLGAVLLLPAIGTLIWTDQKKKCE; from the coding sequence ATGCAGTCATTGTTAAACCAACTTGTTTACGTCGTTTTCCGGCATCGTGTTGCGATGATCTTGTTCTTCATTGTCGCAACGCTGTTTTTAGGCTTTCGTGCTACTCAGATCCAGCTTGATGCCTCTTTCAATAAAAATATTCCGCTCAACCATGAGTATATGCAGGTTTACCTGAAGCATGAAAAACAGTTTGGCGGTGCGAACAGTATTCTGATCTCTGTGTGTGATGCCGACGGGGATATTTTTAATCCAGAATTTTTTACTCAGCTGAAAGCCGTTCACGATCAGTTGTATTTTATTCCGGGGGTCAATCGCCCTCTGGTTAACTCGATTTTTGCACCCAGCGCACGGTTTGTAGAGGTTGTCGAAGACGGCTTTGCCGGCGGCCCCATTATCCCGGCAAATTTCACGGCTGACGAGGCTGGTCTTGCCGTTGTAAAACAAAACATCGAGAAAGCAAAAGTAGTTGGCCGTATGGTGGCCAGTGATTATTCGTGTGCTATGGTCACAGCTCAGCTTATGGAAACGGATCCGCAAACGCAGGAAAAGCTCGATACACTGGCGTTTGCGAAAAAGCTCGAAAGTGAAATTCGCGCGCCACTGAGCACAGATAAGGTATCTATCCATATCATCGGCTTTGCCAAAATGGCAGGTGATATTGCCGATGGTGCCAAAGGCGTTGTGCTATTTTTTGCGGTAGCCATTTTATTCACGTTTATCATGGTGTGGTTATTCTGTAAAAGTTTCAAACTGACACTTTTACCTATCATGTGCTCCCTGATTGCCGTTGTCTGGCAAATGGGCTTGCTCACCGTTTTAGGTTTTGGTTTAGACCCTATGTCTATCCTGGTACCATTTTTAGTCTTTGCCATTGGTGTGAGCCATGGTGTGCAGATGATCAATGCGATCGGTAAGAAAGTAGCAGAAGGCGTGAGCAGTAAAGTGGCGGCAGAAGCAAGCTTTAAAGCCCTGTTAATTCCGGGTGGTATTGCGCTGTTATCCGACACCGTAGGCTTCTTGACCTTACTTGCCATTGATATCGGTATTATTCGTGAGCTGGCGATCACAGCGAGTTTAGGTGTTGCTGTGATTATTTTCACTAACCTGATCTTATTGCCCGTATTGGCTTCTTACTATAACTCCAGCAAAATTCACCGTGTTGACGATGGTAATTCTTTCAGCCATAAGCTGTTTACCACTATGCGGGAAACCTTAGTGAAAACCACGGATAAGCGTGTTGCCCGGGTTATCCTGCTGGTGAGTGCCGTGTTATTTGGCCTGGGATACTGGCAGTCGCAACATATGCAAATTGGTGATCTGCATGCAGGGGCACCAGCGCTACACGAGGACGCCCGCTACAATCAGGATACTTTCCTGATCTCAGACCGCTACGCTATTTCTTCGGATATCCTCAAAGTGTTGGTGGAAGCCTATCCAGCTGCATGTACAGAGCATGATACGATGGACAGGATCAGCCGCTTCCAGTGGCGCGTCGAGAATTTGCCAGGCGTCCAATCCGCTGTCTCGTTAAGCTCTGTGGCGCAATCTGTGAACGCGGGATATAACGAAGGTAACCTGAAATGGCAAACCTTGCCGCGTAACAGCGCGTCGCTGGTTCAGGCCACATCTCGAGTGGAGACCAGTACGGGTCTGTTAAATGGTGACTGCTCTGTGATGCCGATTATCATCTTTATGGCCGATCACAAGGCGCAAACCATAGATAATGTGGTATCGCAAATTAAGGCGTTTGCTGAGGAAGAGGGCACAGAGCAAGTGCAGTTTAAACTGGCATCCGGTCCTATTGGCGTGATGGCGGCCACCAACGAATCAGTTTCGGCGGCGCAGTTGCCGATGATGATCTATGTATATGGTGCTGTGATTGTGTTATGTCTGATTAGCTTCAGAAGTATACGTGCTACCATCGCTGTGGTATTGCCGCTATATATCGTCTCAACGCTGGCGCAAGCGCTGATGGTAAAGCTGGAAATTGGTCTGACAGTATCAACTCTGCCGGTGATTGCGCTGGGGGTAGGTATAGGCGTGGATTACGGCATCTATATTCTGTCTTCGATGATGACGCAACTGAAACAAGGCGTGCCACTTGCTCATGCATATCGAAACGCGTTGGCCGAGCGCGGCAGTGCGGTGCTGTTTACCGGTATCACTCTGGCCATCGGTGTCAGCACCTGGATTTTCTCTGCACTTAAATTCCAGGTCGATATGGGGATATTATTAACCTTTATGTTCCTGGTTAATATGCTGGGTGCCGTTTTATTATTACCTGCAATAGGAACCTTAATCTGGACAGACCAGAAAAAAAAGTGTGAATAA
- a CDS encoding NAD-glutamate dehydrogenase, with translation MTQNEGPASVILDNVTKLIHKKVHAENVSLVETFAKALYSNMSKEDLAHRNDSDLYGAALSLWNSLEKNATDDAVIRVFNPEVAKDGWQSSHTIVEIIAKDMPFLVDSVRMALSRKNIVSHLLLHSPLKIKRDSNNKITALSNLKAEQESSSTKTVFFIEIDRQTDAKAIKAFTEELESVLKDVSVAVEDWKPIRDKLVAVSKEIPTRHHDCTQAEVNEAVEFLEWLSSDNFTFMGYRQYDLVPVQGDHELRAVPDTSLGLMKNSSHDGGRLLSELPEVARKEARSKNLLILTKTNSLSRVHRPAYIDYVGIKRFDEQGNVIGEDRFIGLFSSSFYNNSAADVPVLKSKIQRIMEQCDFAEGTHAYKAVLNLLETYPRDELVQAREAELLEVATGVLQIQERDMCRLFVRRDVYGRFFSCMVYVPRERYNTALRRETQKLLADAFKSNEKVEFTTFFSESTLARTHYIVRVADNSIKYNVKDIENNLAEAARTWEDKLQSALLGSNGETRGNELNRKYANAFPHSYKDQVLPSAAVVDIEKLEQLSDEKKLEMLFYRPQEEANSEIVRLSLFHKDVPIHLSDVMPMLENFGLRVIGETPYAIKTSDGQVNWIMDFSMMIDSKGIADFDKVSARFRAALTNVWNNRLESDGFNRMVLLGGMTGREASILRAYAKYMRQIGVTFSQSYIENTFEHYPHIAAQIVELFVKKFSPAKKAAQKTLDKLIEKIYLELENVANLDDDRIIRMYVDMINATLRTNFYQKEADDSNKSYVSFKINPRAIPDMPLPLPAYEIFVYSPRVEGVHLRGGKVARGGLRWSDRREDFRTEVLGLVKAQQVKNTVIVPVGSKGGFVCKQLPSDREAFFKEGQECYKMFIRGLLDITDNIIHGEIVPPVDVVRHDEDDPYLVVAADKGTATFSDIANGIAEEYNFWLGDAFASGGSIGYDHKKMGITAKGAWESVKRHFREMDIDCQTTDFTAVGIGDMGGDVFGNGMLLSKHIRLQAAFNHMHIFIDPNPDAASSYVERERLFNLPRSSWEDYNKELISEGGGVFSRAAKSINLTAEMKKMLGTKKASMTPNELIKALLKMPADLLWNGGIGTYIKAKSESNADVGDRANDGLRIDGSELGAKIFGEGGNLGATQLGRIEFAEKGGRINTDFIDNVGGVACSDNEVNIKILLNGLVAEGDLTKKQRDELLYAMTDEVSELVLADCYRQTHTLSITKSKGPATLKEKIRFIHALEKEGKLDRTIEFLPTDEELAERAAEGSDLTRPELSVLVSYSKMVLKESLVVDEISENPYYRQLLVNSFPVPLRERFNAAMDNHPLRKEIIATKLANNIVNDMGLNFMVRMHEETGATEAEIALCYSIASEIFEMKQTWQSIAALDNHIPSAVQTEMLYQLRRTIRRTTRWFLRHRNKGMTIEQTIAFFAPTFADLSKNLNSYMVEEESARLTEKADALVAQGVPEQIAMRIVSLSSLFSVMDLAEVAASSGRAIDVVSNTYFKLGANMGLHWFLDQITAQPVANHWQALARASYREELDWQQRALSEVVLNSFEGDDHDVDSLINQWMENQSTLLLRWQQMLAEFKTSQSHDFAKFSVALRELMLLSHNCDTSK, from the coding sequence ATGACACAAAATGAAGGTCCAGCATCGGTTATCCTGGATAACGTCACCAAGCTGATCCACAAAAAAGTTCATGCCGAAAACGTGTCGCTCGTTGAAACTTTTGCCAAAGCCTTGTACAGCAATATGTCTAAAGAGGACTTGGCACATCGTAACGACAGTGACTTATACGGAGCCGCATTGAGTCTTTGGAATTCTCTCGAAAAGAATGCCACTGACGATGCGGTTATTCGCGTTTTCAACCCTGAAGTAGCCAAAGATGGCTGGCAATCCTCTCACACGATCGTCGAGATCATCGCCAAAGACATGCCATTTTTGGTTGACTCGGTACGCATGGCACTGAGCCGCAAAAACATCGTGTCTCACTTACTGCTGCATAGCCCGCTTAAAATTAAGCGCGACAGCAATAACAAGATCACTGCACTTTCAAATTTAAAAGCAGAACAAGAATCATCGTCGACCAAGACTGTGTTTTTCATTGAAATTGATCGTCAGACAGATGCTAAAGCAATCAAAGCGTTCACCGAAGAACTGGAATCAGTATTGAAAGACGTGTCTGTGGCCGTTGAAGACTGGAAGCCAATCCGCGATAAGCTGGTTGCAGTCAGTAAAGAGATCCCAACTCGTCATCATGACTGCACACAGGCAGAAGTTAATGAAGCGGTTGAGTTCCTTGAATGGCTATCTTCAGATAACTTTACTTTTATGGGCTATCGCCAGTACGATTTGGTGCCTGTACAAGGTGATCATGAGCTGCGCGCAGTGCCAGACACTAGCCTGGGTTTGATGAAAAACTCCAGCCACGATGGCGGTCGTTTGCTTTCTGAGTTGCCAGAAGTGGCCCGAAAAGAAGCACGCAGCAAAAACCTGCTGATTTTAACCAAGACTAACTCACTGTCTCGTGTTCACCGTCCAGCCTACATTGATTATGTGGGTATTAAACGTTTTGACGAACAGGGCAATGTGATCGGCGAAGATCGCTTCATTGGTTTGTTCTCATCGAGCTTCTACAACAATAGTGCGGCAGATGTGCCTGTGCTCAAAAGCAAGATCCAGCGCATTATGGAGCAATGTGATTTTGCAGAAGGGACGCACGCTTATAAAGCCGTGCTGAACTTGCTCGAAACCTATCCTCGCGATGAGTTAGTTCAGGCGCGTGAAGCCGAGCTACTGGAAGTTGCGACTGGCGTATTGCAAATTCAGGAACGCGACATGTGTCGTCTGTTCGTTCGCCGTGATGTATATGGGCGCTTCTTCTCTTGTATGGTATACGTACCACGTGAGCGCTATAACACGGCACTACGTCGTGAAACTCAAAAACTATTGGCAGATGCATTTAAGTCCAATGAAAAAGTTGAGTTTACGACCTTTTTCTCAGAGTCCACACTGGCGAGAACGCATTACATCGTGCGTGTGGCAGACAACAGTATTAAGTACAACGTGAAAGACATCGAAAATAACCTGGCAGAAGCCGCACGCACTTGGGAAGACAAACTACAGTCAGCATTGCTTGGTAGCAATGGTGAAACTCGCGGTAACGAGCTAAACCGCAAGTATGCCAATGCGTTCCCTCATTCATACAAAGACCAGGTTTTGCCTAGTGCTGCTGTGGTTGACATAGAGAAGCTGGAGCAACTGAGCGACGAGAAAAAGCTGGAAATGCTGTTCTATCGTCCTCAGGAAGAAGCAAACAGCGAAATCGTTCGCCTGAGCCTGTTCCACAAAGATGTGCCTATCCACCTGTCAGACGTTATGCCGATGTTAGAAAACTTTGGTTTGCGTGTGATTGGTGAAACGCCTTACGCAATCAAAACCAGCGATGGTCAGGTAAATTGGATCATGGACTTCTCCATGATGATCGACTCCAAAGGCATTGCAGATTTCGATAAAGTCTCTGCACGTTTTCGCGCCGCATTGACCAATGTCTGGAACAACCGTCTGGAAAGCGATGGCTTTAACCGCATGGTATTGCTGGGTGGCATGACAGGCCGTGAAGCGTCTATTTTGCGTGCATACGCTAAATATATGCGTCAGATCGGTGTGACATTCTCACAATCTTACATCGAAAACACCTTTGAGCACTATCCGCACATTGCAGCGCAAATTGTAGAGCTGTTTGTGAAGAAATTCTCTCCTGCGAAGAAAGCGGCACAAAAGACGCTGGACAAGCTGATTGAGAAGATCTACCTGGAACTGGAAAACGTTGCTAACCTGGATGACGACCGTATCATTCGCATGTACGTTGATATGATCAATGCCACACTGCGTACTAACTTCTATCAAAAAGAAGCGGACGACAGCAATAAGTCTTATGTCTCGTTCAAGATCAACCCTCGTGCCATCCCTGACATGCCGCTGCCTTTGCCTGCGTACGAGATCTTTGTCTATTCTCCGCGCGTAGAAGGTGTGCATTTACGTGGTGGTAAAGTTGCACGTGGTGGATTGCGTTGGTCTGACCGCCGTGAAGATTTCCGTACTGAGGTTCTGGGCCTTGTTAAGGCACAGCAGGTTAAGAACACGGTGATTGTACCTGTGGGTTCTAAAGGCGGGTTCGTTTGTAAGCAGCTGCCAAGTGACCGTGAAGCCTTCTTTAAAGAAGGTCAGGAATGCTACAAGATGTTCATCCGCGGTTTGTTAGATATCACAGACAACATCATCCACGGTGAAATTGTGCCACCAGTTGACGTTGTACGTCATGATGAAGACGACCCGTATCTGGTTGTTGCTGCCGATAAAGGCACCGCGACTTTCTCGGATATCGCTAACGGCATTGCAGAAGAATACAATTTCTGGCTGGGTGATGCGTTTGCCTCAGGTGGTTCAATTGGTTACGACCACAAGAAAATGGGTATCACAGCGAAAGGTGCCTGGGAGTCTGTTAAACGTCATTTCCGTGAAATGGACATCGACTGTCAGACCACAGATTTCACCGCGGTAGGTATCGGTGACATGGGTGGTGACGTATTTGGTAATGGTATGTTGCTGTCTAAGCACATTCGCCTGCAGGCAGCCTTTAACCATATGCACATCTTCATCGACCCGAACCCGGATGCAGCAAGCTCTTATGTAGAGCGTGAACGCTTGTTTAATCTGCCTCGCTCAAGCTGGGAAGATTACAACAAAGAGCTGATCTCTGAAGGCGGTGGTGTTTTCTCACGTGCGGCTAAGTCAATTAACCTGACGGCTGAAATGAAAAAGATGCTGGGCACCAAAAAAGCCAGCATGACGCCTAACGAGCTAATCAAAGCCTTGCTTAAAATGCCAGCTGATCTGCTGTGGAACGGTGGTATCGGTACTTATATTAAAGCTAAGTCGGAATCCAATGCCGATGTAGGCGACCGCGCGAACGACGGTCTGCGTATCGATGGTTCAGAGCTGGGCGCTAAGATCTTTGGTGAAGGTGGTAACCTGGGTGCAACGCAACTGGGTCGTATCGAGTTTGCCGAGAAAGGCGGACGCATTAACACCGACTTCATTGATAACGTAGGTGGCGTGGCTTGTTCGGATAACGAAGTAAACATCAAGATCCTGTTGAACGGTCTGGTAGCAGAAGGCGACCTGACCAAGAAACAGCGTGATGAACTGCTGTATGCCATGACGGACGAAGTGTCTGAACTGGTACTGGCTGACTGTTACCGTCAGACGCATACCTTGTCTATCACTAAGTCGAAAGGTCCGGCAACACTGAAAGAGAAGATCCGCTTTATCCATGCACTGGAGAAAGAGGGCAAACTGGACCGTACTATTGAGTTCTTGCCAACGGATGAAGAGCTGGCTGAGCGCGCTGCGGAAGGGTCTGATCTGACACGTCCTGAGCTTTCAGTACTGGTTTCTTACTCTAAGATGGTGTTGAAAGAATCGCTGGTTGTTGATGAGATTTCAGAAAACCCGTATTACCGTCAGTTGTTAGTGAATTCATTCCCTGTGCCACTGCGTGAGCGCTTTAACGCGGCGATGGATAACCACCCACTGCGTAAAGAAATCATCGCGACGAAACTGGCAAACAACATAGTGAACGACATGGGTCTGAACTTCATGGTTCGTATGCACGAAGAAACCGGTGCAACGGAAGCCGAGATTGCGCTGTGCTACTCGATTGCCAGCGAAATCTTTGAAATGAAACAGACCTGGCAGTCAATTGCAGCGCTGGATAACCATATTCCATCAGCGGTTCAGACAGAAATGTTGTATCAGCTACGCCGTACTATACGCCGTACAACGCGTTGGTTCCTGCGTCACCGCAACAAGGGTATGACGATTGAGCAGACGATTGCGTTCTTTGCACCGACCTTTGCAGATCTGAGCAAAAACCTGAACAGCTACATGGTTGAAGAAGAAAGTGCACGCCTGACAGAAAAAGCCGATGCGCTTGTCGCACAAGGTGTACCAGAGCAAATCGCAATGCGTATTGTGTCTCTGTCTAGCCTGTTCTCAGTTATGGACCTCGCAGAAGTGGCTGCAAGCTCTGGCCGTGCCATTGATGTGGTGTCTAACACATACTTCAAACTGGGTGCGAACATGGGACTGCACTGGTTCCTTGACCAGATCACGGCACAGCCTGTTGCCAACCACTGGCAGGCGCTGGCACGTGCCTCTTACCGTGAAGAGCTGGACTGGCAGCAACGCGCATTGTCTGAAGTTGTTCTGAACAGCTTTGAGGGCGATGATCACGATGTCGATTCACTGATCAATCAGTGGATGGAAAATCAGTCAACGCTATTGCTACGTTGGCAGCAAA